One Nostoc sp. UHCC 0302 DNA window includes the following coding sequences:
- a CDS encoding TatD family hydrolase, producing MQLIDTHVHLNFDSFQPDLATVRSRWQQAGVVGLVHSCVEPEEFSSIQAIAHEFPELSFAVGLHPLDADKWRSETAEEIKSLASSDSKVVAIGEMGLDYYKADNYEQQRMVFEAQLAIASELNLPVIIHCRDAAVAVREVLQKCQENAGAKLRGVMHCWGGTPEETQWFLDLGFYISFSGTVTFKNAKAIQSSAAMVSSDRLLIETDCPFLAPVPKRGERRNEPAYVLYVAEQVAKLRQETVEAIAHQTTQNACKLFGLSI from the coding sequence ATGCAGTTGATAGACACCCACGTTCATCTCAACTTTGATAGTTTCCAGCCTGATTTAGCAACAGTGCGATCGCGATGGCAACAAGCAGGTGTAGTAGGTTTAGTACATTCTTGTGTTGAGCCAGAAGAGTTCTCTAGTATCCAAGCTATAGCGCATGAGTTTCCTGAACTCAGCTTTGCTGTAGGATTACATCCTTTAGATGCTGATAAATGGAGAAGCGAGACAGCCGAGGAAATAAAATCTTTAGCTAGCTCGGACTCTAAAGTAGTAGCAATTGGGGAAATGGGGCTGGATTATTATAAAGCAGATAACTACGAGCAACAGCGGATGGTGTTTGAAGCGCAATTGGCAATCGCATCCGAACTCAACTTACCAGTGATTATTCACTGTCGTGATGCTGCTGTTGCAGTCAGAGAAGTTTTGCAAAAATGCCAGGAAAATGCAGGAGCAAAACTGCGAGGTGTGATGCACTGCTGGGGTGGAACGCCAGAAGAGACTCAATGGTTTCTTGACTTAGGCTTTTACATCAGCTTTAGCGGCACAGTAACATTCAAAAACGCCAAAGCTATCCAATCTTCAGCTGCAATGGTGAGCAGCGATCGTCTACTAATTGAAACAGACTGCCCTTTTCTCGCTCCGGTTCCCAAACGAGGGGAACGGCGCAACGAGCCAGCCTACGTCCTTTATGTTGCCGAGCAAGTAGCTAAGCTTCGTCAAGAAACAGTAGAGGCGATCGCCCATCAAACTACCCAAAATGCTTGCAAATTATTCGGTCTATCAATATAG